The sequence CATGAAGCACTTTGACTGCATCTCTCAGACACAAAAGCATGGCAGGCAAAAATATTGAGCCAAACCACAGCTACAGATCTGAAACCAGATCCCAGTTAGGAAGCATTTCATCGCCATGCACTGAATGGAGGTCACATGCTAACACTACCTTCCCCCACAAACAGACCACCATACCCGATTTATCCACATGTCGGTAACGAGCTTAAAATGAAGAGAGAAAAACATAATATACATACTATCTGAAAACAGAAAAaacgaagaagaagaaaaaaacggCCACGCCATTACTTAGGTGGCGTGAAACTATATCACCAACCGGCAAGCTTAAACTACAGTAGATATGTCTCAGGTACTACGCGGACGATTACAGTAGTAAAGTTCACAGCAAAGAAGAGGATCCACTCTTCACTCATGACGGTAACCAATAAATTAGGGATTTCCCCCTTTTTTCTCCTGGACAGCTCAGATCATCAGACCGTGTAGGATTGCTGGATCGTCTCGATATCGAGACCCTTCAGCTTGACGACGGACTCCACATGCCCTTTGAGAGTATGAAGCTCCCTCAACCTGTAGTAACCATGACAGTACAGTTAGTTTCACACCGTTGTCGACAAACACAACTGCTTATGTCACTATTGCCTACATGCATGCCTACTGATATTAGAGAAGACACATGCATGTCCAGAGATGAATTCATGAGTGATAATGAGCCAATGAGGGGGGAAAGGAGGGACAGCTGGACCGATAAGGGACCAGGGGAAATTATATGCAAGGAAGGGCTATGATTGATTGACTGGTCCTACCTTGCAATCTCGGCCCTCCTCTTGGCCTCTTCAGCCATGTGATTCAGCTCATTGTAGCCCCCCTTCTCCGAGAACATCTTAGCATCCGGTGGCTGCAGCCCATGGAGGGTCCTCTGAGCGTGTGCCCACTTGAGCTCCCTCTCCTCCTTGCCGAAGTCTTTCTTCCTTGTGAACGCAATCTACAGAAAGA is a genomic window of Triticum urartu cultivar G1812 unplaced genomic scaffold, Tu2.1 TuUngrouped_contig_5874, whole genome shotgun sequence containing:
- the LOC125529820 gene encoding plasma membrane ATPase 2-like: RSRSWSFAERPGFLLVFAFFVAQLIATLIAVYADWPFTQIKGIGWGWAGVVWLYNIITYLPLDIIKFLIRYTLSGKAWDLVIDQRIAFTRKKDFGKEERELKWAHAQRTLHGLQPPDAKMFSEKGGYNELNHMAEEAKRRAEIARLRELHTLKGHVESVVKLKGLDIETIQQSYTV